The proteins below come from a single Mycobacterium parmense genomic window:
- a CDS encoding lysylphosphatidylglycerol synthase transmembrane domain-containing protein, whose amino-acid sequence MRVDGREISVSGNLLQPLTRRTNDILRLILAGVFLAVVVTSSLITRPEWVALEKSVSQIVGVLSPTQADLVYLIYGFAIVALPFVILIGLIVAGQWKMLGAYAAAGLIAVLLLSVSGSHLSAPRWHFDIPDRLSTLPAQFLDDPRWIAMLAAVLTVSGPWLPARWRRWWWALLLAFVPIHLVVSAIVPARSLVGLAVGWVVGALVVLVVGTPALEVPLDAAVRAMARREFLVSGLTVVRPAGRGPLVLRAGCEDPESSAMIELYGPHQRSRGTLRQLRSKLFLRDAETAPLVTSMRRAVEHRALMAIAIGDLGVANTSTIAVATLDRGWMLYAHKPPRGTSLRERTETTPVEKVWEGLRTLSDQQIAHGDLRGRHITVDDGAVLFGGFGSAEYGATDAQLQSDVAQLLVTTSALYDPKSAVAAAIDVFGKDTILTASRRLTKIAVPKPIRKSISGASAVISAARSEVKRQTGADQIKTQTVTRFTRGQIIQLVLFGALVYVAYPFISTAPTFVSQIRNADWWWALLGLAVSALTYVGAAAALWASADEKVDFWKLSIAQVANTFAATTTPAGVGGLALSTRYLQKGGGLTAMRATTAVALQQSVQVIMHLALLILFSTVAGASADVSHFVPSATLLYLIAGVALGIVGTFLFVPKLRRWLATDVRPKLKELAGDLLEVAREPQRLGLIVLGCVGTTLGAALALWSSVEAFGGGATFVTATVVTMVGGTLASAAPTPGGVGAVEAALIGGLAAFGVPAAVGVPSVLLYRVLTCWLPVFVGWPVMRWLTKNEMV is encoded by the coding sequence ATGCGAGTTGACGGGCGTGAGATCAGCGTGTCCGGCAATCTCTTGCAGCCACTGACCCGGCGCACCAACGACATCCTGCGGCTGATCCTGGCCGGGGTCTTCCTGGCGGTGGTGGTCACGAGTTCGCTGATCACCCGTCCCGAGTGGGTGGCCCTCGAGAAATCCGTCTCGCAGATCGTGGGGGTCCTCTCGCCCACCCAGGCCGACCTGGTGTACCTGATCTACGGGTTCGCGATCGTCGCGCTGCCGTTCGTGATCCTCATCGGTTTGATCGTCGCCGGACAGTGGAAGATGCTGGGCGCGTACGCAGCTGCCGGCCTGATCGCCGTCTTGCTGCTGTCGGTCAGCGGCAGCCACCTCTCGGCGCCCCGATGGCACTTCGACATCCCCGACCGGCTCAGCACGCTGCCCGCCCAGTTCCTCGACGACCCGCGCTGGATCGCGATGCTGGCCGCGGTGCTGACCGTTTCGGGCCCGTGGCTGCCGGCACGCTGGCGACGCTGGTGGTGGGCGCTGCTGCTGGCCTTCGTTCCCATCCACCTCGTGGTGAGCGCGATCGTGCCGGCCCGCTCGCTGGTGGGCCTGGCGGTCGGGTGGGTGGTCGGTGCCCTGGTGGTGCTGGTGGTCGGCACACCCGCGCTCGAGGTGCCCCTGGACGCCGCCGTGCGCGCGATGGCCAGACGCGAGTTCCTCGTCTCGGGCCTGACCGTGGTCCGCCCGGCCGGGCGTGGACCGCTGGTGCTGCGGGCCGGATGCGAGGATCCCGAATCCTCGGCGATGATCGAGCTCTATGGCCCGCACCAGCGCAGCCGCGGCACGCTGCGCCAGCTCAGGAGCAAGCTGTTCCTGCGCGACGCCGAGACCGCCCCCCTGGTGACCTCCATGCGCCGCGCCGTGGAGCATCGGGCCCTGATGGCGATCGCCATCGGCGACCTGGGAGTGGCGAACACATCGACGATCGCGGTCGCCACGCTGGACCGCGGCTGGATGCTCTACGCGCACAAGCCCCCTCGCGGCACGTCACTGCGCGAACGCACCGAGACGACGCCGGTGGAGAAGGTGTGGGAGGGGCTGCGGACGCTCAGCGACCAGCAGATCGCGCACGGTGACCTGCGCGGCCGGCACATCACCGTCGACGACGGGGCCGTGCTGTTCGGCGGCTTCGGCAGCGCCGAATACGGCGCCACCGACGCCCAGCTCCAGTCCGACGTGGCGCAGCTGCTGGTGACGACGTCCGCCCTGTACGACCCGAAGTCGGCGGTGGCCGCCGCGATCGACGTGTTCGGCAAGGACACCATCCTGACCGCTTCGAGGCGGTTGACGAAAATTGCCGTGCCCAAACCGATTCGGAAGTCGATCTCCGGAGCGTCGGCGGTGATCTCGGCCGCCCGTTCGGAGGTCAAGCGGCAGACGGGCGCGGACCAGATCAAGACCCAGACCGTCACGAGGTTCACCCGCGGCCAGATCATCCAGCTGGTGCTGTTCGGGGCGTTGGTCTACGTCGCGTACCCGTTCATCAGCACCGCGCCGACGTTCGTCTCGCAGATCAGAAACGCCGACTGGTGGTGGGCGCTGCTGGGCCTGGCGGTGTCGGCGCTGACCTACGTGGGCGCGGCGGCCGCCCTGTGGGCCAGCGCCGACGAGAAGGTCGATTTCTGGAAGCTGTCGATTGCGCAGGTGGCCAACACCTTCGCCGCGACCACCACGCCGGCCGGCGTCGGCGGGCTGGCGCTCAGCACGCGCTACCTGCAGAAGGGCGGCGGCCTGACCGCGATGCGGGCCACCACCGCGGTGGCCCTGCAACAGTCCGTGCAGGTGATCATGCACCTGGCGCTGTTGATCCTGTTCAGCACCGTCGCGGGCGCGTCGGCGGACGTCTCGCACTTCGTTCCCAGCGCAACGCTGCTCTACCTGATCGCGGGTGTGGCGCTGGGCATCGTCGGCACCTTCCTGTTCGTCCCCAAACTGCGGCGCTGGCTGGCCACGGACGTGCGCCCGAAGCTCAAGGAGCTCGCGGGCGACCTGCTCGAGGTCGCCCGCGAGCCGCAGCGACTGGGCCTGATCGTGTTGGGCTGTGTCGGAACCACTCTCGGTGCGGCGCTGGCCCTGTGGTCCAGCGTCGAGGCTTTCGGCGGGGGCGCGACATTCGTCACCGCCACCGTGGTGACGATGGTTGGCGGAACGCTGGCGTCCGCCGCGCCGACGCCCGGCGGCGTCGGCGCGGTCGAAGCGGCCCTGATCGGTGGGCTGGCCGCCTTCGGCGTCCCCGCGGCCGTCGGGGTTCCGTCGGTGCTGCTCTACCGGGTGCTCACCTGCTGGCTGCCGGTGTTCGTCGGCTGGCCCGTGATGCGGTGGCTCACCAAGAACGAGATGGTGTGA
- a CDS encoding GH92 family glycosyl hydrolase: MRSRRALAALVAASAVFLAFVAAAPPAAYDGPPAFVTDPVDHVATLIGTGTGGETVGEINNFPGASLPFGMVQYSPDTVGNYAGYNYDNPRSTGFSMTHASVGCAAFGDISMLPTTEEIGSHPWDAWEEIAHDDSERGVPGYYTVRFPQTGVTAELTATARTGVGRFSYPHDGRPALLHVRSGASLAGNSRATIQIGDDNTTISGWATSGGFCGKPNTYTVYFAMEFSRPFSSYGTWDGAAVYAGARGAASPYSGGYVEFPAGSVVEVRTAISYVSVAGARANLAAEGNAGFDDIRAAAATQWNAALSRILVAGRDRGRTETFYTALYHSLLNPNTFNDADGRYLGFDGAIHTLPAGHTQYANFSDWDTYRCLAALQALLFPERAGDMAQSLVNDAEQSGALPRWAFANAATGEMSGDSVVPLMVNLYVYGARDFDVGAALRHMVNAATKGGVGLGGYVERPGVGTYQRLQYAPHTREFGNDGWIADASITLEWSVDDFAISRFADALGDGATAAEFQNRAQYWQHLFNPSTRYISPRSAAGFFAPGPGFATNPSNFGQDGFDEGNAAQYVWWVPHNVAGLVTALGGRGAVAARLDRFTERLNVGPNEPYLWAGNEPGFGVPWLYNYVGQPWKTQRMVDRVRGLFGPTSDGEPGNDDLGAMAGWYVWAALGLYPATPGVPILTVSAPVFDRVVIALPAGRSMRISAPGASGPMPLKYISGLSIDRRATDHTWVPESVIRDGGDLTFSLAMYPDKSWGTSESSAPPSFGAGSSAVAANIARPVVTIAPGAKGAVTLDVARMVDGPGGYSVTGTSSDAGVTAAPVSGQFGADGSAAVTVPISVAPGVPEDYYVVFLATTVGQSVSRSAVLVIAEAAS, from the coding sequence ATGCGGTCGCGAAGGGCCCTCGCTGCGCTCGTCGCGGCGTCGGCGGTCTTCCTGGCGTTCGTCGCGGCGGCCCCGCCCGCCGCCTACGACGGTCCGCCCGCGTTCGTAACCGACCCGGTCGACCACGTCGCCACGCTCATCGGCACCGGGACGGGCGGCGAGACGGTCGGGGAGATCAACAACTTCCCCGGCGCCTCGTTGCCGTTCGGCATGGTGCAGTACTCGCCGGACACCGTGGGCAACTACGCCGGCTACAACTACGACAACCCGCGCTCCACCGGCTTCAGCATGACCCACGCGTCGGTGGGGTGCGCCGCGTTCGGCGACATCTCGATGCTGCCCACCACCGAGGAGATCGGGTCGCACCCCTGGGACGCGTGGGAGGAAATCGCCCACGACGACAGCGAGCGCGGCGTGCCCGGCTACTACACGGTGCGGTTCCCGCAGACCGGTGTCACCGCCGAACTCACCGCGACCGCCCGCACCGGTGTCGGCCGGTTCAGCTACCCGCACGACGGGCGGCCCGCCCTGCTGCACGTGCGCTCGGGCGCGTCGCTGGCCGGCAATTCGCGCGCCACCATCCAGATCGGTGACGACAACACCACGATCAGCGGATGGGCCACCAGCGGTGGGTTCTGCGGGAAGCCCAACACCTACACCGTCTATTTCGCCATGGAGTTCAGCCGGCCGTTCAGCTCGTACGGCACCTGGGACGGCGCCGCGGTCTACGCCGGTGCCCGCGGCGCGGCCTCGCCGTACAGCGGCGGCTACGTCGAATTCCCGGCGGGATCGGTGGTCGAGGTGCGGACCGCGATCTCCTACGTCAGCGTCGCCGGGGCGCGGGCCAACCTGGCGGCCGAGGGCAACGCCGGCTTCGACGACATCCGTGCCGCCGCCGCGACGCAGTGGAACGCCGCCCTGTCGCGCATCTTGGTGGCGGGACGCGACCGCGGGAGGACGGAGACCTTCTACACGGCGCTGTATCACTCGCTGTTGAACCCCAACACCTTCAACGACGCCGACGGACGCTACCTCGGGTTCGACGGCGCCATCCACACCCTGCCCGCCGGGCACACGCAGTACGCCAACTTCTCGGACTGGGACACCTACCGGTGCCTGGCCGCCCTGCAGGCGCTGCTGTTCCCGGAGCGAGCCGGCGACATGGCCCAGTCGCTGGTCAACGACGCCGAACAGAGCGGGGCGCTGCCGCGCTGGGCGTTCGCCAACGCCGCGACGGGTGAGATGAGCGGGGACAGCGTGGTTCCGCTGATGGTGAACCTGTACGTCTATGGGGCCAGGGATTTCGACGTCGGCGCCGCCCTGCGCCACATGGTGAACGCGGCGACCAAGGGTGGCGTGGGGTTGGGCGGCTACGTCGAGCGACCGGGGGTGGGCACCTATCAACGGCTTCAATATGCTCCTCACACAAGAGAATTCGGCAACGATGGCTGGATCGCCGACGCGTCGATCACCCTCGAGTGGTCGGTGGACGACTTCGCCATCTCCCGGTTCGCCGACGCGCTCGGGGACGGCGCGACAGCCGCCGAATTCCAGAACCGGGCGCAATACTGGCAGCACCTGTTCAACCCCAGCACCCGTTACATCTCGCCGCGCAGCGCGGCCGGATTCTTCGCACCCGGGCCGGGTTTCGCGACGAATCCATCGAACTTCGGGCAGGACGGATTCGACGAGGGCAACGCCGCGCAATACGTCTGGTGGGTCCCGCACAACGTCGCCGGCCTGGTGACCGCGCTCGGTGGCCGCGGCGCGGTGGCCGCCCGTCTCGACCGCTTCACCGAAAGGCTCAACGTCGGCCCGAACGAGCCCTACCTGTGGGCCGGGAACGAACCGGGTTTCGGCGTGCCCTGGCTGTACAACTACGTCGGCCAGCCGTGGAAGACCCAGCGCATGGTCGACCGGGTGCGCGGGCTGTTCGGCCCGACGTCCGACGGCGAACCGGGCAACGACGACCTGGGGGCCATGGCCGGCTGGTATGTGTGGGCCGCGCTCGGCCTGTATCCCGCCACCCCGGGCGTGCCCATCCTCACCGTGAGCGCCCCGGTGTTCGACCGCGTCGTGATCGCCCTTCCCGCGGGCAGATCCATGCGCATCTCGGCGCCGGGCGCGTCCGGGCCCATGCCCCTGAAATACATCAGTGGGCTCAGCATCGACCGCCGGGCCACCGACCACACCTGGGTTCCGGAATCGGTGATCCGCGACGGCGGCGACCTCACGTTCTCGCTCGCGATGTATCCGGACAAGTCCTGGGGGACAAGCGAATCCAGTGCACCGCCATCGTTCGGTGCCGGCAGCTCGGCGGTGGCGGCCAATATCGCCCGTCCCGTCGTCACGATCGCACCGGGCGCCAAAGGAGCGGTGACGCTGGACGTTGCGCGGATGGTTGACGGCCCGGGCGGCTACTCGGTGACCGGCACGTCATCGGACGCCGGCGTCACCGCGGCGCCCGTGTCGGGACAATTCGGCGCCGACGGGTCGGCCGCGGTCACCGTCCCGATCTCCGTGGCGCCCGGCGTGCCCGAGGACTACTACGTGGTGTTCCTGGCCACCACGGTGGGCCAGAGCGTCAGCAGGTCGGCCGTCCTGGTGATCGCCGAAGCGGCATCCTGA
- a CDS encoding PAS and ANTAR domain-containing protein yields the protein MTWELDGHAVAVEQALAGGAPQRVGWFRFYFEDERWEWSDQVQRMHGYQPGTVVPTTELVLSHKHPDDRREVAASIAAMTRRRQAYSTRHRIIDTGGVIHEVVVVGDQFCDADGEVVGTHGFYVDVTPASTHETEDDITARVAEIAERRGSIDQTKGMLMVVYGMDQGAAFNLLKSLSQVRNMKLGLLAEQINADFCALGKQGVINRSRFDQALLTAHQRVRLDNA from the coding sequence GTGACCTGGGAACTGGACGGGCACGCGGTCGCGGTCGAGCAGGCGCTCGCCGGCGGGGCGCCGCAGCGGGTGGGGTGGTTTCGCTTCTACTTCGAAGACGAGCGCTGGGAGTGGTCCGACCAGGTGCAGCGCATGCACGGCTACCAACCCGGAACCGTGGTGCCGACCACCGAGCTGGTGCTCTCGCACAAGCATCCCGACGATCGCCGAGAGGTGGCCGCGAGCATCGCCGCGATGACCAGGCGCCGGCAGGCCTACAGCACTCGGCACCGCATCATCGACACGGGCGGTGTCATCCACGAGGTCGTGGTCGTCGGTGACCAGTTCTGTGACGCCGACGGCGAGGTCGTCGGCACGCACGGCTTCTACGTCGACGTCACGCCGGCGTCGACCCATGAAACCGAGGACGACATCACGGCACGGGTCGCCGAGATCGCCGAGCGCCGCGGCAGCATCGACCAGACCAAGGGCATGCTGATGGTGGTGTACGGCATGGACCAGGGCGCGGCCTTCAACCTGCTCAAATCGCTGTCGCAGGTGCGCAACATGAAGCTGGGGTTGCTCGCCGAGCAGATCAACGCGGACTTTTGCGCGCTGGGCAAGCAGGGCGTCATCAACCGCTCGCGCTTCGACCAGGCGTTGCTCACGGCGCACCAGCGCGTGCGTCTCGACAACGCCTGA
- a CDS encoding galactokinase, producing the protein MTVRFAAPGRINLIGEHTDYNLGFALPIALPQRTVVTFTADGTDAITVESRRADVAVRFAVGTRPGQVTGWAAYVAGVVWSMREAGHRVPGGVMSISSDVEMGSGLSSSAALECAVLGAIAAAGGIDIDKKEQARLAQRAENEYVGAPTGLLDQLASLYGEPATALLIDFRDLTVSPVAFDPQAHGLTLLLIDSRSRHDHAGGDYAALRASCERAAADLKASSLRDVWDRGHASLDAVRNPIDARRARHVLTENGRVLDFAAAIDAADFVEAGRILNASHVSMRDDFRITTEHIDLIADSAVRAGALGARMTGGGFGGCVIALVPDRRADAVAETVRRTVTAAGHPRPVITWTHAAAGAAPHG; encoded by the coding sequence GTGACGGTCCGGTTCGCCGCGCCCGGGCGCATCAACCTGATCGGCGAGCACACCGACTACAACCTGGGGTTCGCGCTGCCGATCGCCCTTCCGCAGCGCACGGTGGTCACGTTCACCGCGGACGGCACCGATGCGATCACCGTGGAAAGCCGGCGGGCGGACGTCGCGGTGCGCTTCGCGGTCGGCACGCGTCCCGGTCAGGTGACCGGCTGGGCCGCCTACGTGGCGGGCGTGGTCTGGTCGATGCGCGAGGCCGGTCACAGGGTGCCCGGGGGCGTGATGTCGATCAGCAGCGACGTGGAGATGGGATCGGGGCTGTCGTCCTCGGCCGCGCTCGAGTGCGCGGTGCTGGGCGCCATCGCGGCGGCCGGCGGCATCGACATCGACAAAAAAGAGCAGGCGCGGCTCGCCCAGCGGGCCGAGAACGAATACGTCGGTGCCCCAACGGGTTTACTGGATCAGCTCGCGTCGCTGTACGGGGAGCCGGCGACGGCGCTGCTGATCGACTTCCGCGATCTCACCGTCTCGCCGGTGGCGTTCGACCCACAGGCGCACGGTCTCACCCTGCTGCTGATCGATTCCCGGTCCCGCCACGACCACGCCGGCGGCGACTACGCCGCCCTTCGCGCGTCGTGCGAGCGGGCGGCCGCCGACCTGAAGGCGTCGTCGCTGCGCGACGTCTGGGACCGCGGACACGCGTCGTTGGACGCGGTCAGGAACCCGATCGATGCGCGCCGCGCCCGCCATGTGCTCACCGAGAACGGCAGGGTCCTGGATTTCGCCGCGGCGATCGATGCTGCCGACTTCGTCGAGGCTGGACGCATCCTGAACGCCTCACATGTCTCGATGCGCGACGACTTCAGGATCACCACCGAACACATCGATCTGATCGCCGACAGCGCGGTGCGCGCGGGGGCGCTGGGCGCCCGGATGACCGGCGGCGGGTTCGGCGGCTGCGTGATCGCGTTGGTGCCGGACAGGCGGGCGGACGCCGTCGCGGAGACGGTGCGACGGACGGTGACCGCTGCGGGCCACCCACGGCCGGTGATCACCTGGACCCATGCGGCGGCGGGCGCCGCGCCGCATGGGTGA
- the galT gene encoding galactose-1-phosphate uridylyltransferase, with translation MSGVQDRHQSAAVGWAGRSVVFDSVTAPTRAKLADGRDLLLFSLPGHRPTPVADRRPLPERVVGQSQLRYDRTTGQWVIIAALRQERTYKPPADQCPLCPSPTGLTGEIPVDDYDVAVFENRFPSLSGTGDPAAVPAGDGFAAAPGIGRTEVICFSSDHTGSFAGLAPAHARLVVEAWRHRTTELMGLPGVEQVFCFENRGEEIGVTLTHPHGQIYGYPYLTPRTAAMLSQAREHRKRHGGNLFADLLAQEAADGSRVIARTERFTVFVPFAARWPVEVHIYPNRFVPNLLGLDEDEIGEFTELYLDVLRRFDRIYAAPLPYMSALHQYSGAGSQAEGYFHVELMSVRRSAGKLKYLAASESAMDAFISDVSPETVAQRLRELA, from the coding sequence ATGAGCGGCGTCCAAGACCGGCACCAGAGCGCGGCCGTTGGCTGGGCGGGGCGGTCGGTAGTCTTCGACAGCGTGACGGCGCCGACCCGGGCGAAGCTGGCTGACGGCCGCGACCTGCTGCTGTTCTCGCTGCCGGGTCATCGCCCGACGCCGGTCGCCGACCGCAGGCCGCTGCCCGAGCGGGTCGTGGGCCAGTCGCAGTTGCGGTACGACCGCACGACGGGGCAGTGGGTGATCATCGCGGCGCTGCGCCAGGAGCGCACCTACAAGCCGCCCGCCGACCAGTGCCCGCTGTGCCCGAGTCCCACGGGGCTGACCGGCGAGATCCCGGTCGATGACTACGACGTCGCGGTCTTCGAGAACCGTTTCCCGAGCCTGTCCGGCACCGGCGACCCGGCCGCCGTCCCCGCCGGGGACGGCTTCGCCGCGGCGCCGGGGATCGGCCGCACCGAGGTGATCTGCTTTTCCAGCGACCACACCGGCTCGTTCGCGGGCCTGGCGCCGGCGCACGCCCGGCTGGTCGTCGAGGCGTGGCGGCACCGCACCACCGAGCTGATGGGCTTGCCGGGTGTCGAGCAGGTGTTCTGCTTCGAGAACCGCGGCGAGGAGATCGGGGTGACACTGACCCATCCGCACGGGCAGATCTACGGGTATCCGTACCTGACGCCCCGAACCGCCGCCATGCTGTCCCAGGCGCGCGAACACCGAAAGAGGCACGGCGGCAACCTCTTCGCGGACCTGCTTGCACAGGAGGCCGCCGACGGCAGCCGCGTGATCGCGCGCACCGAGCGGTTCACCGTGTTCGTGCCCTTCGCCGCGCGCTGGCCGGTCGAGGTGCACATCTACCCGAACAGGTTCGTGCCCAACCTCCTCGGTCTCGACGAGGACGAGATCGGCGAGTTCACCGAGCTTTACCTCGACGTGTTGCGGCGGTTCGACCGGATCTATGCGGCTCCGTTGCCCTACATGTCGGCGCTGCACCAATATTCGGGCGCCGGCAGCCAGGCCGAAGGCTATTTCCACGTCGAGTTGATGTCGGTCCGGCGCAGCGCCGGCAAGCTCAAGTACCTGGCGGCCTCGGAGTCGGCGATGGACGCTTTCATCAGCGACGTCTCACCGGAGACTGTGGCGCAGCGCCTGCGGGAGCTCGCGTGA
- a CDS encoding FUSC family protein has translation MAARTTLALGCSLLVLFLLTKATGQPLTVALLGAVITMVAARSVNEPDPHQQQITMALLPLPAAASIVAAALLAPHKLAADAAFVTVVFAAVYVRRFGARGRALGMVAFMAYFFTLYLRASLRELPWLVGAVLVGTLCTYVIGTYVLPDRPERVLRATIRSLRARMAIVVDGTADALRAGSVDERRRRRMRVRVARLNETALMMQSQIEDKANPANPDRVWPGVSAERLAPWLFDAELAVEWVAIAGQRAAAAPAIPGPTRLELAGALTQLALAIRNPQRDGLRRAADRAQGILDRQPGPADAEDTGAAAVRRLVLAITAAAQATSDVRALVERTAAAHEGRDEGASARPVSPDVAGGPDVADVEDTPQPHGGLLPTTRQAIQVSVAATLAIITGELVSQSHWYWAVIAAFVIFAGTNSWGETLTKGWQRLVGTVLGVPCGVLVATLLSGHTTASLVTIFVCLFCAFYFMQVTYSLMTFWITTMLALMYGLLGEFTFDVLLLRIEETAIGAVIGVTVAILVLPTNVSTVIRRDARAFLTTLSSLIETSVATMFDDDDSASPTEQARQLDRDLQQFRLTAKPMLSGIARAGSRRSIQRGLQLFTACDRYARNLARSSEQYEDPACCRELLDAVTDAAVQIRRSIDALVCALDGARDVTIYPAADALDAAEALARQQDRDCEPGPNTQRLLTALHSLRRIERAVVAAAARLGAVAGFKVPDQAQRLPSA, from the coding sequence ATGGCGGCCCGGACGACGTTGGCGTTGGGTTGCTCGTTGCTGGTGCTGTTCCTGCTGACCAAAGCGACGGGTCAACCGTTGACCGTCGCGCTCCTCGGCGCGGTGATCACCATGGTCGCGGCGCGCTCGGTCAACGAGCCCGACCCCCACCAGCAGCAGATCACGATGGCGCTGCTGCCGTTGCCGGCTGCGGCGTCCATCGTCGCGGCCGCGCTGCTGGCGCCGCACAAGCTGGCCGCCGACGCCGCCTTCGTGACGGTGGTGTTCGCCGCCGTCTACGTCCGCCGCTTCGGGGCGCGCGGAAGGGCGCTGGGCATGGTCGCGTTCATGGCCTACTTCTTCACCCTGTACCTGCGGGCCAGCCTGCGCGAGTTGCCCTGGCTGGTCGGGGCGGTCCTGGTGGGCACCCTGTGCACGTACGTGATCGGCACCTACGTGCTGCCCGACCGGCCGGAGCGCGTACTGAGGGCCACCATCCGATCGCTTCGGGCGCGCATGGCGATCGTGGTGGACGGCACCGCGGACGCCCTGCGGGCCGGGTCGGTCGACGAGCGGCGCCGGCGGCGCATGCGGGTGCGCGTCGCCCGGCTCAACGAGACCGCGCTGATGATGCAGAGCCAGATCGAGGACAAAGCCAACCCGGCCAACCCTGACAGGGTTTGGCCCGGCGTCAGTGCCGAACGACTGGCGCCGTGGTTGTTCGACGCCGAACTCGCCGTCGAATGGGTGGCGATCGCCGGTCAGCGTGCCGCCGCCGCACCCGCGATCCCCGGGCCCACCCGGTTGGAACTCGCCGGGGCGCTGACCCAGCTCGCCTTGGCCATCCGCAACCCGCAGCGCGACGGGCTGCGCCGGGCGGCGGACCGCGCGCAGGGGATTCTCGACCGCCAACCGGGCCCCGCCGACGCGGAGGACACCGGTGCGGCCGCGGTCCGCCGCCTGGTACTGGCGATCACCGCCGCGGCCCAGGCGACGTCCGACGTCCGGGCACTGGTCGAGCGCACGGCGGCCGCGCACGAAGGACGCGACGAGGGTGCCTCCGCCCGGCCGGTCAGCCCCGACGTCGCGGGCGGCCCGGACGTCGCCGACGTCGAAGACACCCCGCAACCCCATGGCGGCCTGCTGCCCACGACGCGCCAGGCCATTCAGGTGTCCGTCGCCGCGACGCTGGCCATCATCACCGGCGAGTTGGTGTCGCAGTCGCACTGGTACTGGGCCGTGATCGCGGCTTTCGTCATCTTCGCGGGCACCAACTCGTGGGGCGAGACCTTGACCAAGGGCTGGCAGCGACTGGTCGGCACGGTGCTCGGCGTGCCGTGCGGCGTGCTGGTCGCCACGCTGCTGTCCGGACACACCACCGCGTCGCTGGTCACGATCTTCGTCTGCCTGTTCTGCGCCTTCTACTTCATGCAGGTCACCTACAGCCTGATGACCTTCTGGATCACGACCATGCTGGCGCTGATGTACGGCCTGCTCGGGGAATTCACCTTCGACGTGCTGCTGCTGCGCATCGAAGAGACGGCGATCGGCGCCGTGATCGGTGTGACGGTCGCGATCCTGGTGTTGCCCACCAACGTCAGCACCGTCATCCGGCGGGACGCCCGGGCGTTCCTGACGACGCTGTCGTCCCTCATCGAGACGAGCGTCGCGACCATGTTCGACGACGACGACAGCGCGAGCCCGACCGAGCAGGCCCGCCAACTCGACCGGGACCTCCAACAGTTCCGGCTCACCGCGAAGCCGATGCTCTCGGGGATCGCCCGGGCGGGCAGCCGGCGCAGCATCCAGCGCGGCCTGCAACTGTTCACCGCCTGTGACCGCTACGCCCGCAACCTGGCCCGCAGCAGCGAGCAGTACGAGGACCCGGCGTGCTGCCGCGAGTTGCTGGACGCCGTCACCGACGCCGCCGTGCAGATCCGGCGCAGCATCGACGCGCTGGTGTGCGCACTGGACGGCGCCCGCGACGTGACCATCTACCCCGCGGCCGATGCCCTCGACGCCGCCGAGGCGCTGGCCAGGCAGCAGGACCGCGACTGCGAACCGGGGCCCAACACGCAGCGACTGCTCACCGCGCTGCACTCGCTGCGCCGCATCGAACGGGCCGTCGTCGCCGCGGCGGCGCGCCTCGGCGCGGTCGCGGGTTTCAAGGTGCCAGACCAGGCCCAGCGGCTACCATCGGCCTGA